Proteins encoded within one genomic window of Erythrolamprus reginae isolate rEryReg1 unplaced genomic scaffold, rEryReg1.hap1 H_50, whole genome shotgun sequence:
- the LOC139155744 gene encoding E3 ubiquitin-protein ligase NEURL1-like yields the protein MGNSFSSIPAMPRGNPNRFHRVHHLHLKDSIGGPFPASSHRCHHKQKHCLPISQCGTLSVSPLLFHPRTKGSQIIMDTSQKVVKRQASFCNAITFSNRPIVIYEQIRLKITKKQCCWSGALRLGFTSKDPSRINPETLPKYACPDLVSQSGFWAKALPEEFANEGNIIAFWVDKKGRVFYRVNDSAAMLFFSGVRTTEPLWALIDVYGLTRGVQLLDSEIIPPDCLRPRSFTAIRRPSLRRETEDTRLSVSLCDLNLQEDNFQGMTAMCPIPQNSLNSQHSHLLPSQLESDLRFHQLRGAHIKILDDQTVARLDHARDERTLVFTSRPLRINETIFVKINKSNTSRTGTLSYGVTSCDPSTLRPSDLPYNPESLVDRKEFWAVCKVLVPLQSGDILGFMVNSEGELHLSHNGASAGMQVCVDCSQPLWMFFGLHGAVMQIRVL from the exons ATTCCATTGGTGGGCCCTTTCCTGCTTCCTCTCATAGATGCCACCATAAGCAAAAGCACTGTCTACCCATCTCACAGTGTGGCACTCTCTCTGTCAGCCCACTACTTTTTCATCCTCGGACCAAGGGGTCACAGATCATTATGGATACCTCTCAGAAAGTGGTCAAGCGACAGGCAAGTTTCTGCAACGCCATCACCTTCAGCAACAGGCCAATAGTCATCTATGAGCAAATCAGACTTAAG ATCACAAAGAAGCAGTGTTGTTGGAGTGGAGCTCTTCGACTGGGATTTACATCCAAGGATCCCTCTAGGATTAACCCAGAAACTCTTCCCAAGTATGCATGCCCAGATCTGGTTTCTCAAAGTGGATTTTGGGCAAAGGCCCTTCCAGAAGAGTTTGCAAACGAAGGAAATATCATAGCATTCTGGGTGGATAAAAAAGGACGTGTATTTTATCGTGTGAATGATTCTGCTGCCATGTTGTTCTTCAGCGGGGTGAGGACAACTGAGCCATTGTGGGCTTTGATTGATGTCTATGGACTCACTCGTGGAGTGCAACTATTAG ATAGCGAAATTATTCCTCCTGATTGTCTCCGTCCGAGATCCTTCACAGCTATCCGCCGACCCTCATTGCGCAGAGAGACGGAGGACACCCGTCTATCAGTAAGCCTTTGTGATCTCAACTTGCAGGAGGACAATTTCCAAGGCATGACTGCCATGTGTCCTATTCCACAGAATTCCCTCAACTCTCAGCATTCCCACCTCCTCCCATCTCAACTTGAAAGCGATCTCCGCTTCCATCAACTCAGGGGAGCCCACATTAAAATTCTGGATGACCAGACTGTGGCCCGTCTGGACCATGCTCGAGATGAGAGAACTTTGGTTTTCACCAGCAGACCGCTTAGAATCAATGAGACTATATTTGTCAAAATCAATAAATCCAACACTTCGCGTACTGGGACACTGTCATACGGGGTAACCTCTTGTGATCCTAGCACCCTGAGACCTAGTGACCTTCCTTATAACCCAGAGTCTTTAGTTGATCGAAAAGAGTTCTGGGCAGTTTGTAAAGTGCTGGTGCCTCTCCAGAGTGGAGACATCTTGGGATTCATGGTGAATTCGGAAGGAGAACTGCATTTGAGTCACAATGGAGCAAGTGCAGGCATGCAAGTATGCGTGGATTGTTCCCAACCATTATGGATGTTCTTTGGTTTACATGGAGCAGTGATGCAAATTCGTGTCCTAG